The Terriglobales bacterium genome includes a region encoding these proteins:
- a CDS encoding SBBP repeat-containing protein, which produces MSLKLRARFVPVCLFSLVVLIFCLSTPFNTHAGTTGTPEAGRPSALAANYGNLPLSFERNEGQTDAQVKFLSRGGGYTVFLTSQSAVLVLSKQEPNRTQNARNKASKQTGAKNLPVKVTATVVRLQLAGEKLNLAPKISGLAELPGRSNYFKGSNRQRWATNIPNYEQVQYRGVYPGVDMVYYGNQRQLEYDMVVAPHADPSAIHFQVQGARSMEIAPSGDLILHTTNGDVALRKPLLYQPKIAQQKIAGTIPLSPNEGPSNASPLSSPAADQPAPREMVNGSYVIQGNEIQFQVSAYDNNRPLIIDPVLTYSTFLGGSSFDQGSAIAADINGNAYIAGETNSPDFPTTNTINPFNQAQMVFIAKLSPAGDSLVYSTYLGGANPNDFDSASGIALDGNGNAYVSGTTSDTDFPVVNAYQASPPDPAASNVFVSKLNAAGNSLLYSTYLGGTNNGGSFQSLNFGNSIAADANGNAYVTGNTSSDNFPHTSNAFQQTDPVGLGSLIAVPFVSKIDTTQTGVSSLVYSTYLGGAAPNAFNRANGIATNGLGKVYITGTTNAPDFPTKNAFQNNLVVGSQNAFVSVLDTTASGNASLIYSTYLGGKNGSMTDSGADIVVDSTGKIDVTGITGSTGFPVTSNAFQNSLAGACSNAFISQIDPTQSGAPSLVYSTYFGGNDSLSQCTEEGHGIATDSTGKIYVTGQTDSSNFPTKNPLQAMLPESGSFEQSVFVSQFDPSQPVAVNTLLFSTYLGGSRGSNNGDRGYGVAVDSNGANVYVTGATDAYDFPAVNPLQPYSANGDAFVAKINLAGTSPAILLTPSSLSFDFQTGGTSSTPKPVTVKNVGTASLTISAVSVNFTGFSISGNTCAPLPFALTAGSTCTISVIHNPPQSGNWSANLVITDSSLGSPHKVSLRGAGANVALASSLNPSSYGQTVTFTATLTSGVPGGPLGGTVQFFDGTNAVDTQPVVSGAATFASSTLIPGSHVFTAVYSGDTFRSGNISNAITQVVNQAATTTTLTSSLNPSAFGAGNPPTFTATVTTNNGLTTVEGGTVTFKDGAATLGTSTILPDDTGQTTFTPASNTVLGLGTHPITAIYQGDATPANWGPSTSSVLNQVVKPPTSTTLAAQINGKPAGGTAYFTRNPAQKLILAITVTGNAGTPTGAVTVTSGNVILGPPITLVTVNSTTATATFQVTGLRVGLNQINAVFPPTGPYAGSTSNTVMVYQSPRPKVH; this is translated from the coding sequence ATGAGCCTGAAGCTTAGAGCTCGATTTGTGCCTGTCTGTCTCTTTTCACTGGTTGTGTTGATCTTTTGTCTGAGCACACCTTTTAATACCCACGCCGGAACAACCGGCACACCTGAAGCTGGGCGGCCCTCTGCCCTGGCTGCGAACTATGGCAACCTTCCTCTGAGTTTTGAACGCAATGAAGGACAGACTGATGCACAAGTGAAGTTTCTCTCTCGTGGTGGCGGCTACACCGTGTTCCTTACCTCACAGAGCGCAGTACTGGTGTTGAGCAAGCAGGAGCCGAACAGGACACAGAATGCGAGAAACAAAGCCAGCAAGCAGACAGGGGCAAAAAATCTGCCGGTCAAAGTTACGGCCACTGTAGTGCGGTTGCAACTCGCGGGAGAAAAACTAAATCTTGCACCAAAAATCAGTGGACTGGCCGAGCTGCCTGGACGCAGTAACTATTTCAAAGGGAGCAATCGGCAACGCTGGGCCACCAATATTCCCAATTACGAACAGGTGCAATACCGCGGCGTCTATCCTGGCGTGGACATGGTGTACTACGGTAACCAACGGCAGTTGGAATATGACATGGTTGTGGCGCCCCATGCCGATCCCTCGGCCATTCACTTCCAAGTGCAGGGAGCAAGGAGCATGGAAATCGCCCCTTCCGGCGATTTAATACTGCATACCACGAACGGTGATGTGGCGCTCCGCAAACCTCTGCTCTATCAACCAAAGATTGCCCAGCAGAAGATTGCCGGCACAATACCTTTGTCACCGAATGAAGGGCCAAGCAATGCAAGCCCATTGTCCTCGCCGGCCGCGGACCAACCTGCGCCGCGAGAAATGGTGAATGGCAGCTATGTCATCCAGGGAAACGAAATTCAATTTCAGGTGAGCGCTTACGATAACAACCGCCCTCTAATCATTGATCCGGTTCTGACTTACTCAACGTTCCTGGGCGGGAGCAGCTTCGATCAGGGATCGGCAATTGCGGCGGATATCAACGGCAATGCTTATATCGCGGGTGAAACCAACTCGCCCGATTTCCCCACGACCAATACGATTAATCCCTTCAATCAAGCTCAGATGGTTTTTATCGCCAAGCTTAGTCCCGCTGGAGACAGCTTGGTCTACTCCACCTATCTGGGTGGGGCCAATCCGAATGATTTCGATTCCGCATCTGGCATCGCCCTCGACGGCAATGGTAACGCTTATGTAAGCGGAACCACCTCGGACACCGACTTTCCCGTAGTCAATGCTTATCAAGCATCCCCGCCAGACCCTGCTGCAAGTAATGTTTTTGTAAGCAAACTGAATGCGGCCGGCAACTCGCTTTTGTATTCCACGTATCTCGGTGGTACCAATAATGGCGGCTCTTTCCAGTCACTCAATTTCGGCAACAGCATTGCCGCGGATGCAAACGGCAACGCTTATGTAACCGGGAATACCAGCTCTGATAATTTTCCTCATACCAGCAATGCCTTTCAACAGACTGATCCCGTAGGTCTGGGCTCTCTTATCGCCGTACCTTTTGTAAGCAAGATTGACACCACGCAGACGGGGGTTTCATCGCTGGTATATTCCACGTACCTGGGAGGAGCGGCCCCCAATGCCTTCAATCGTGCAAACGGGATCGCCACCAACGGCCTGGGCAAGGTCTATATCACCGGTACCACCAACGCGCCCGACTTCCCTACCAAGAATGCCTTCCAGAACAACCTGGTCGTCGGCTCTCAAAATGCGTTTGTGAGTGTACTTGACACTACGGCTTCGGGTAACGCATCGCTGATTTACTCTACGTATCTGGGCGGCAAGAATGGGAGTATGACCGATAGCGGCGCGGACATAGTTGTAGACAGCACCGGCAAGATAGATGTTACAGGCATTACGGGATCCACCGGTTTCCCGGTGACCTCCAATGCCTTCCAAAACAGCCTCGCGGGCGCTTGCAGCAATGCGTTTATCAGCCAGATTGATCCGACCCAGTCGGGCGCGCCCTCTCTGGTCTATTCCACGTACTTCGGCGGCAACGATTCATTGTCACAATGCACGGAAGAAGGTCATGGGATCGCCACCGACAGTACCGGCAAAATCTATGTGACTGGACAAACCGATTCCTCCAATTTCCCAACCAAAAATCCTTTGCAGGCCATGTTGCCGGAAAGTGGAAGTTTTGAGCAGAGTGTTTTCGTAAGCCAGTTTGACCCCAGCCAGCCGGTAGCGGTCAACACCCTGTTGTTCTCCACCTATCTTGGCGGCAGCAGGGGTTCAAATAATGGTGACCGGGGCTATGGGGTAGCTGTGGACAGCAATGGCGCGAACGTCTACGTCACGGGCGCAACCGACGCGTATGACTTCCCGGCGGTAAATCCACTGCAACCATACAGTGCCAATGGAGACGCTTTTGTAGCCAAGATCAACCTTGCAGGGACCTCGCCGGCCATTTTACTTACACCCAGTTCGCTGAGCTTCGATTTCCAGACGGGAGGCACAAGCAGCACTCCAAAGCCTGTCACTGTCAAGAATGTTGGTACGGCCTCGCTCACCATATCTGCAGTCTCGGTGAATTTCACCGGCTTCAGCATAAGCGGCAATACCTGCGCGCCCCTCCCATTTGCGTTGACGGCCGGCAGTACCTGCACAATCAGCGTAATTCACAACCCGCCGCAGTCAGGGAACTGGTCGGCAAACCTGGTGATAACAGACAGCTCCCTCGGAAGTCCGCATAAGGTGTCACTCCGGGGTGCGGGAGCTAACGTCGCGCTGGCTTCTTCGCTGAACCCTTCAAGCTATGGTCAGACCGTGACCTTCACTGCAACGCTCACCTCTGGCGTACCAGGAGGCCCGCTTGGAGGGACGGTTCAATTTTTCGATGGCACGAATGCCGTGGACACTCAACCCGTTGTCTCCGGAGCGGCGACGTTTGCAAGCTCTACTTTGATACCAGGCTCGCACGTCTTCACAGCCGTCTACAGCGGTGACACTTTCCGCAGTGGCAACATCTCCAATGCAATTACACAAGTTGTCAATCAAGCAGCGACCACAACCACCCTGACTTCTTCACTCAATCCCAGTGCCTTCGGTGCGGGCAACCCGCCTACTTTTACAGCTACGGTGACGACAAACAATGGACTAACAACCGTGGAAGGCGGAACTGTGACGTTCAAAGATGGAGCGGCCACGTTAGGCACAAGCACTATCTTGCCTGACGACACAGGACAAACCACATTCACTCCGGCATCCAACACAGTCCTGGGGCTGGGCACTCATCCCATTACGGCTATTTATCAAGGTGACGCTACTCCTGCAAACTGGGGCCCCAGTACGAGCAGCGTTCTCAATCAAGTGGTTAAGCCGCCAACTTCAACTACCCTGGCGGCGCAGATCAATGGCAAACCTGCCGGCGGAACTGCATACTTTACCCGCAACCCGGCCCAAAAGCTGATACTCGCGATAACTGTAACGGGAAATGCTGGTACTCCGACCGGGGCGGTGACCGTAACTTCGGGCAACGTAATACTAGGTCCACCAATAACCTTGGTGACGGTGAATTCAACCACAGCCACTGCAACGTTCCAGGTAACCGGCCTGCGGGTGGGACTGAACCAGATTAATGCTGTTTTCCCTCCAACTGGCCCGTACGCGGGAAGCACCTCGAACACAGTCATGGTGTATCAGTCGCCACGGCCGAAGGTACATT